The following proteins are encoded in a genomic region of Arcobacter cloacae:
- a CDS encoding GspE/PulE family protein: MKNILKKLIDYSLFERYEKNYFIENKIVLFYEDNIHLKVLVCKNSNLESIKNDFNKLISFEEIEELELLFILNNLEKKISLFNYASKSILQNSFDKYIDKFLEELIFFAIESRTSDIHIEKYKELVLFKFRVDGRLKTFFAFKAEFFKFISSHIKLISNLDMTQIRLPQDGRFSLIYDDKKYDFRVSCMPTIEAESIVLRILDNKNVDKNLQTLGLSKDLFEILNQTLKLTQGLILISGPTGSGKTTTLYSILKELNNEEQKIITVEDPIEYKIDSICQVPINTKIGLSFEVVLKNILRQDPDIIFIGEIRDKFSLDIALQASLTGHLVIASIHANSSVETISRLIDLQADPFLISTTLKLVMAQRLVLTFCKFCGAIGCKKCNFTRFYDRSCIGEILKVDEKISSLIFKKASINEFNEYLKTLNFKTLLDDGKDKVKDNLTSLEEVYKVVSY, encoded by the coding sequence ATGAAGAATATTTTAAAGAAACTAATTGATTATTCATTGTTTGAAAGATATGAGAAAAATTATTTTATAGAAAACAAGATAGTTCTTTTTTATGAAGATAATATACATTTAAAAGTATTAGTTTGTAAAAATTCAAATTTAGAGAGTATAAAAAATGATTTTAATAAATTGATTTCTTTTGAAGAAATAGAAGAGTTAGAGTTACTTTTTATTTTAAATAATTTAGAAAAAAAGATTTCTTTATTTAATTATGCTTCAAAATCAATCTTGCAAAATAGCTTTGATAAATACATAGATAAATTTTTGGAAGAGTTGATTTTTTTTGCTATAGAATCAAGAACAAGTGATATACATATTGAAAAATATAAAGAGTTAGTTTTATTTAAATTTAGAGTTGATGGAAGATTAAAAACTTTTTTTGCATTTAAAGCAGAATTTTTTAAATTTATCTCTTCTCATATAAAATTAATCTCTAATTTAGATATGACTCAAATAAGACTTCCTCAAGATGGTAGATTTAGTTTAATTTATGATGATAAAAAATACGATTTTAGAGTCTCTTGTATGCCAACAATTGAAGCTGAATCAATAGTTTTAAGAATTTTAGATAATAAAAATGTAGATAAAAATCTTCAAACTTTAGGTTTATCAAAAGATTTATTTGAAATCTTAAATCAAACTTTGAAATTAACTCAAGGATTGATTTTAATATCTGGACCAACAGGAAGTGGAAAAACTACCACTTTATACTCAATACTAAAAGAGTTAAATAATGAAGAACAAAAGATTATTACAGTTGAAGACCCAATTGAATATAAAATTGATTCTATTTGTCAAGTGCCTATAAACACAAAAATTGGTCTTAGCTTTGAAGTTGTTTTAAAAAATATTTTAAGACAAGATCCTGACATAATTTTCATTGGAGAAATAAGAGATAAATTCTCTTTAGATATAGCTTTACAAGCCTCTTTAACAGGTCATTTAGTAATTGCAAGTATTCATGCTAACTCTTCAGTTGAAACAATTTCAAGACTTATAGATTTACAAGCAGATCCTTTTTTGATTTCAACAACTTTAAAACTTGTTATGGCACAAAGATTAGTATTGACTTTTTGTAAATTTTGTGGCGCTATTGGTTGTAAAAAATGTAATTTCACAAGATTTTATGATAGGTCTTGTATTGGAGAAATTTTAAAGGTTGATGAAAAAATCTCATCATTAATTTTTAAAAAAGCATCAATAAATGAGTTTAATGAATATTTAAAAACTCTGAATTTTAAAACACTTTTAGATGATGGAAAAGACAAAGTAAAAGATAATCTTACCTCTTTAGAAGAGGTTTATAAAGTGGTTTCTTATTGA
- the era gene encoding GTPase Era, with product MTKCGYVSVVGRPNAGKSSLLNWLVGEKIAMVSHKANATRKRSNIIVMHNSDQIIFVDTPGIHETEKLLNQYMLEEALKAMGDCDLILYLAPVTDKISYYEDFLEKNKKNVKHILLLTKIDFVTNAQIIEKIKEYEKYSDKYECVIPVSIKKQTKPADILNNVVKHLPVHPYLFDPEIITTEHLRDIFKEFIREAIFENISDEIPYEADVLINKVEEKPNVDVIKATIIVQKDTQKGMIIGKGATAIKRIGKDARTKIEKLTGKKCFLELFVSIKKGWTKNKEGLKALGYDINS from the coding sequence ATGACAAAATGCGGATATGTTTCAGTTGTTGGTCGTCCAAATGCTGGAAAAAGTTCACTTTTAAATTGGCTTGTTGGTGAAAAAATTGCAATGGTTTCACATAAGGCAAATGCTACAAGAAAAAGATCAAATATAATAGTTATGCACAATAGTGACCAGATTATATTTGTAGATACTCCAGGAATTCATGAGACAGAAAAATTGTTAAATCAATATATGTTAGAAGAGGCTTTAAAAGCTATGGGAGATTGTGATTTAATTTTATATTTAGCTCCTGTAACTGACAAAATCTCTTATTATGAAGATTTTTTAGAAAAAAATAAAAAAAATGTAAAACATATTTTACTTCTTACAAAGATAGATTTTGTAACAAATGCTCAGATTATTGAAAAAATAAAAGAGTATGAAAAATACAGTGATAAATATGAGTGCGTGATTCCAGTTTCTATAAAAAAACAGACAAAACCAGCTGATATTTTAAATAATGTTGTGAAACATCTTCCTGTACATCCATATTTATTTGACCCCGAAATTATCACAACTGAACATTTAAGAGATATTTTTAAAGAGTTTATAAGAGAAGCAATTTTTGAAAATATTAGTGATGAAATACCTTATGAAGCAGATGTACTTATAAATAAAGTAGAAGAAAAACCAAATGTTGATGTTATAAAAGCAACTATTATTGTACAAAAAGATACTCAAAAAGGAATGATAATAGGAAAAGGTGCAACAGCTATTAAAAGAATAGGGAAAGATGCAAGAACAAAAATAGAAAAATTAACAGGAAAAAAATGTTTCCTTGAACTATTTGTTTCAATTAAAAAAGGTTGGACAAAAAATAAAGAGGGTTTAAAAGCATTAGGATATGATATAAACTCTTAA
- the folE gene encoding GTP cyclohydrolase I FolE, with translation MQSEIEFENAIKTMLEHIGEDVNREGLLDTPKRVRKAYEFMCSGYKQDPKEIIQKALFTSTNDEMVVVKDIEFYSFCEHHMLPIIGKAHVAYIPNGKVIGLSKIPRVVDVFARRLQIQEQLTEQICDALNEHLKPKGVAVMIDARHMCMEMRGVEKICSTTVTSALRGLFKSNKGTKDEFLSIVAQSLHK, from the coding sequence ATGCAAAGTGAAATAGAATTTGAAAACGCTATAAAAACTATGTTGGAACATATTGGAGAAGATGTAAATCGTGAAGGTTTACTTGATACTCCAAAAAGAGTAAGAAAAGCTTATGAGTTTATGTGTAGTGGTTATAAACAAGACCCAAAAGAGATTATTCAAAAAGCTTTATTTACTTCAACAAATGATGAAATGGTTGTTGTAAAAGATATAGAGTTTTACTCTTTTTGTGAACACCATATGTTACCAATTATTGGAAAAGCTCATGTGGCATATATTCCAAATGGAAAAGTTATTGGTTTATCAAAAATTCCAAGGGTTGTGGATGTATTTGCAAGAAGATTACAAATTCAAGAGCAATTAACAGAGCAAATTTGTGATGCTTTAAATGAACACTTAAAACCAAAAGGTGTTGCAGTTATGATTGATGCACGTCATATGTGTATGGAAATGAGAGGAGTTGAAAAGATTTGTTCAACTACTGTAACTTCAGCACTTAGAGGACTATTTAAGTCAAATAAGGGAACTAAAGATGAGTTTTTATCAATAGTTGCCCAATCACTTCATAAATAA
- a CDS encoding YifB family Mg chelatase-like AAA ATPase: MKIIKSASLDSIEAIAIDVESTFTKGLPTFTIVGMISTSISESKDRVKSALLTNGFKFPPLKITVNLSPSEIAKKGTHFDLAIALQIAFYEDKKVDFSDIFIFGELALDGNIKDTNSIFPIILSLSKKDSINKVLVCTQTAQKLVNIPNLEIYCVKNLDQAIEFIKTDKKENYLYEKKKLEYKTLIINDEQYFYDTNYLEDFKDVIGQDMAKYAAMICAAGNHNLIMEGSPGCGKSMISKRLQYIMPPMNLEEILEKAKLLALDFKEVDFFPIRAFRSPHHSSTKSSIFGGGSSNAKMGEIALSNGGILFFDELPHFSKSILEALREPLEDNKILISRVNNKILYETKFIFVAAMNPCPCGNLLSSVKECRCNEIEIQRYKNKLSEPFLDRIDLYLVMNDSFKDNKNKVSSKELHENIIKAFIKQKQRGQKELNGKLSDEEIKKYCILDEESLNILEKARFNYQLSFRSINKVLKVARTIADLNDNEIITKNDLLQSLNFRRR, translated from the coding sequence ATGAAAATAATCAAATCAGCATCTTTAGACTCAATAGAAGCAATAGCTATTGATGTGGAATCAACATTTACAAAAGGACTTCCCACTTTTACAATTGTTGGAATGATAAGCACAAGTATTAGTGAATCAAAAGATAGAGTTAAATCCGCACTTCTAACAAATGGTTTTAAATTTCCACCACTAAAAATAACTGTTAATTTATCTCCTTCTGAAATCGCAAAAAAAGGAACACATTTTGATTTGGCAATTGCATTACAAATTGCTTTTTATGAGGATAAAAAGGTTGATTTTAGTGATATATTTATTTTTGGTGAATTGGCTCTTGATGGAAATATAAAAGATACAAATTCTATTTTTCCAATTATTTTATCTTTGAGTAAAAAAGACTCAATAAATAAGGTTTTAGTTTGTACTCAAACAGCTCAAAAACTAGTAAATATTCCTAATCTTGAAATTTATTGTGTGAAAAATTTAGATCAAGCAATTGAGTTTATTAAAACAGATAAAAAAGAAAACTATTTATATGAGAAAAAAAAGTTAGAGTATAAAACTTTGATTATTAATGATGAACAATATTTTTATGATACAAATTATTTAGAAGATTTTAAAGATGTAATAGGTCAAGATATGGCTAAATATGCCGCAATGATATGTGCTGCTGGTAACCATAATCTTATTATGGAAGGTAGTCCTGGTTGTGGAAAATCAATGATTTCTAAAAGATTACAATATATTATGCCACCTATGAATCTTGAAGAAATTTTAGAAAAAGCAAAACTTTTAGCTTTAGATTTTAAAGAGGTTGATTTCTTTCCAATTAGAGCATTTCGTTCTCCTCATCATTCAAGTACAAAATCTTCAATTTTTGGTGGAGGAAGTTCCAATGCAAAAATGGGAGAAATTGCTTTAAGTAATGGAGGAATTTTATTTTTTGATGAATTGCCACATTTTTCTAAATCCATATTAGAAGCATTAAGAGAACCTCTTGAAGATAATAAAATTTTAATATCAAGGGTTAATAATAAAATTTTATATGAAACAAAATTTATTTTTGTTGCTGCTATGAATCCATGTCCATGCGGTAATTTACTCTCAAGTGTTAAAGAGTGTAGATGTAATGAAATTGAAATTCAAAGATATAAAAACAAATTAAGCGAACCTTTTTTGGATAGAATAGATTTATACTTAGTTATGAACGATAGTTTTAAAGATAATAAAAATAAAGTTAGTTCAAAAGAGTTACACGAAAATATAATAAAAGCTTTTATCAAACAAAAACAAAGAGGACAAAAAGAGTTAAATGGTAAATTAAGTGATGAAGAGATAAAAAAATATTGTATTTTAGATGAAGAGAGTCTTAATATTTTAGAAAAAGCAAGATTTAATTATCAATTATCCTTTAGAAGTATCAACAAAGTTTTAAAGGTTGCAAGAACAATTGCTGATTTAAATGACAATGAAATAATCACTAAAAATGATTTATTACAAAGTTTGAATTTTAGGAGAAGATAA
- a CDS encoding VWA domain-containing protein, whose protein sequence is MSFIYYKVLFLMLIPSFLLIYLLITKQNKIENYFSKKALKKLSISNQYLSTKTRNLLLFLSLIFMIIALARPVSNEKTKEIESNLIPIIIAIDVSKSMKANDLYPNRVDFAKRKLLNILEISSNNTIGVILFAKSSFLLSPLTQDFNSLKILLNNLDTTINFDNGTNIYSTIETSLKLLKNYSNKNLILLTDGGDNEDFEKEIKFAKQNSIKIYTIALATKEGSVIQEENGNYLTDKKGNIVNLKLNEKIKDLSLKTDGGYIEYSLNNSDINQIINDINNKSTEGKLEKKEYKTYTELFYYPLFIAIVLLLFAFSSFPNLKNLKLSIFIIFVSFNFLKTDLLAFSIFDFKTIEEANKAYEKRDFQKASKEFDKLDTNEFRDYNLANSLYKNNNFEEAIKLYENIKTTSSDLEFKRLHNLGNSYAQINDFNNALKNYEEALKLKNDSKTRDNLELVKSILEKKEDNQNNKSRSNQEEKQTNPQKNNNIKEEESESKQSEMIQDIQEEKWLKEIENQKTNSLLKKMESSDEDSIINPW, encoded by the coding sequence TTGAGTTTTATATATTATAAAGTGCTTTTTTTGATGTTAATTCCTAGTTTTTTATTGATATATTTGTTAATCACTAAACAAAACAAAATAGAAAACTATTTTTCTAAAAAGGCATTAAAAAAATTAAGTATCTCAAATCAATATCTTTCTACTAAAACAAGAAATCTTTTACTTTTTTTATCTTTGATATTTATGATTATAGCTCTTGCGAGACCTGTTAGTAATGAAAAGACAAAAGAAATTGAATCAAATTTAATACCAATTATAATTGCTATAGATGTTTCTAAATCTATGAAAGCAAATGATTTATATCCAAATAGAGTTGATTTTGCAAAAAGAAAACTTTTAAATATTTTAGAAATTAGTAGCAATAACACTATTGGAGTAATTTTATTTGCAAAATCATCATTTTTACTTTCTCCTTTAACTCAAGATTTTAACTCTTTAAAAATTTTGTTAAACAATCTTGATACAACTATAAACTTTGATAATGGAACAAATATTTATTCTACTATTGAAACAAGTCTAAAATTACTCAAAAACTATTCAAATAAAAATCTGATTTTATTAACAGATGGAGGGGATAATGAAGATTTTGAAAAAGAGATAAAATTTGCAAAACAAAATAGTATAAAAATCTATACAATAGCTCTTGCTACAAAAGAAGGTTCTGTAATACAAGAAGAAAATGGAAATTATCTAACTGATAAAAAAGGAAATATTGTAAATTTAAAATTAAATGAAAAAATAAAAGATTTAAGTTTGAAAACAGATGGGGGATATATAGAATACTCTTTAAATAATAGCGATATTAATCAAATAATTAATGATATAAATAATAAGTCCACAGAAGGTAAACTTGAAAAAAAAGAGTATAAAACATATACTGAGCTTTTTTATTACCCTTTATTTATTGCAATTGTTTTATTATTGTTTGCTTTTTCCTCTTTTCCAAATTTAAAAAATCTAAAACTTTCAATTTTTATAATCTTTGTATCTTTTAATTTTTTAAAAACAGACCTTTTAGCTTTTTCAATTTTTGATTTTAAAACCATAGAAGAAGCCAATAAAGCCTATGAAAAAAGAGATTTTCAAAAAGCTTCAAAAGAGTTTGATAAACTAGATACAAATGAATTTAGAGATTATAATCTAGCAAATAGTTTATATAAAAATAACAATTTTGAAGAGGCTATAAAACTGTATGAAAACATAAAAACAACTTCTTCTGATTTAGAGTTTAAAAGGCTTCATAATTTAGGAAATTCTTATGCACAAATCAATGATTTTAATAATGCTTTAAAAAATTATGAAGAAGCTTTGAAATTAAAAAATGATTCTAAAACAAGAGATAATCTAGAACTTGTAAAATCTATCTTAGAGAAAAAAGAAGATAATCAAAATAATAAATCTCGAAGTAATCAAGAAGAAAAGCAGACTAATCCACAAAAAAACAACAATATCAAAGAAGAAGAATCAGAATCTAAACAGAGTGAAATGATTCAAGATATACAAGAAGAAAAATGGCTAAAAGAAATTGAAAATCAAAAAACAAATTCTTTACTAAAAAAAATGGAATCTTCAGATGAAGATTCCATAATAAATCCTTGGTAA
- the def gene encoding peptide deformylase encodes MVREVITYPNKLLRLKSQDVEKFDSELHTLLDDMYDTMMAQNGVGLAAIQVAIPLNVLIINLPNEEDIQDKNDLIEAINPVITHKDGTQVFTEGCLSVPGFSEDVTRAKHIIVEYFDRNGNKKTMECEDFLAVAWQHEMEHLSGHLFIENLSIIKRKKFEKEWKKKLKDKK; translated from the coding sequence ATGGTTAGAGAAGTTATAACTTATCCAAACAAATTACTTCGATTAAAATCGCAAGATGTAGAGAAGTTTGATAGTGAACTTCATACTCTTTTAGATGATATGTATGATACTATGATGGCTCAAAATGGAGTAGGACTTGCAGCAATTCAAGTTGCTATTCCATTAAATGTTTTGATTATAAATCTTCCAAATGAAGAAGATATTCAAGATAAAAATGATTTAATTGAAGCTATTAATCCAGTTATTACACATAAAGATGGAACTCAAGTTTTTACAGAAGGTTGTCTTAGTGTTCCTGGATTTTCTGAAGATGTAACAAGAGCAAAACATATAATAGTTGAATATTTTGATAGAAATGGAAATAAAAAAACTATGGAGTGTGAAGATTTTTTAGCTGTTGCTTGGCAACATGAAATGGAACATCTTTCAGGACATCTTTTTATTGAAAATTTATCTATAATCAAACGAAAAAAGTTTGAAAAAGAGTGGAAAAAAAAATTAAAAGATAAGAAGTAA
- the clpP gene encoding ATP-dependent Clp endopeptidase proteolytic subunit ClpP, which translates to MSYIPYVVEKTGRGERSYDIYSRLLKDRIIMLSGEINDAVASTVVAQLLFLEAEDPDKDIYLYINSPGGVITSGMSIYDTMNYIKPDVCTICIGQAASMGAFLLSSGTKGKRYSLPNSRIMIHQPLGGARGQATDIQIQAKEIQRMKDSLNAIISEQTGQDISKVEKDTDRDNFMSADEACAYGLIDEVITKHK; encoded by the coding sequence ATGAGTTATATACCATATGTAGTTGAGAAAACAGGTAGAGGAGAGAGAAGTTACGATATTTATTCAAGACTTCTTAAAGATAGAATTATTATGTTAAGTGGTGAAATAAATGATGCAGTAGCTTCAACGGTTGTTGCTCAATTACTTTTCTTAGAAGCAGAAGATCCAGATAAAGATATCTATTTATATATCAACTCTCCAGGTGGAGTAATTACAAGTGGTATGTCTATTTATGATACTATGAATTATATCAAACCTGATGTTTGTACTATTTGTATAGGACAAGCTGCATCTATGGGAGCATTTTTATTATCTTCTGGAACAAAAGGTAAAAGATACTCTTTACCAAATTCTAGAATAATGATTCATCAACCTTTAGGTGGAGCAAGAGGTCAAGCTACTGATATTCAAATTCAAGCTAAAGAGATTCAAAGAATGAAAGATAGTTTAAATGCTATTATTTCAGAGCAAACAGGACAAGATATCTCAAAAGTTGAAAAAGATACAGATAGAGATAATTTCATGAGTGCTGATGAAGCTTGTGCTTATGGTTTAATTGACGAAGTTATAACAAAACACAAATAA
- a CDS encoding type II secretion system F family protein → MKKYKIRYQNIDKIEEIIIETTNLSSEKLPKNIIEIIEYKTNYKFDFKRKKRINNKDLNLLFYEFNLMLQANINISDALDILIKNKKDKNIVDFLKTIKYSLSKGKSIDENLDKFKINSLVISFLKISQDSGNIALNMRALSELLKQSEEIKKSFYKAISYPIVLTITLMISLFTIFSFVVPKFKVIFSQTQNELPMATKILLASESFFENYFLYLLSLIILLILFFSNLYIKNSRFEYFVDKFLINNFILIKDIYLNKELYKLFLLIDIMLKSNYEFHKAFISSKILLKNKYLLDKIYIIDNLLQNGKSINDSFLKTKIFDDIVLNLINTGEVSNSLGITIDEIKKIYKNRFNDKMNLLTSLIQPIFLIIIMGLILWIVLAIFMPIWDMGNMINL, encoded by the coding sequence ATGAAAAAATATAAAATTAGATATCAAAATATTGATAAAATTGAAGAGATAATTATTGAAACTACAAATTTATCTAGTGAAAAATTACCTAAAAATATTATTGAAATAATTGAATATAAAACAAATTATAAGTTTGATTTTAAAAGAAAAAAAAGAATTAATAATAAAGATTTAAATCTTCTTTTTTATGAATTTAATTTAATGCTTCAAGCAAATATAAATATCTCTGATGCTTTAGATATTTTGATTAAAAATAAAAAAGATAAAAATATAGTTGATTTTTTGAAGACTATAAAATACTCTTTGTCAAAAGGAAAAAGTATAGATGAAAATTTAGATAAATTCAAAATAAATAGTTTAGTAATCTCTTTTTTGAAAATCTCTCAAGATAGTGGAAATATAGCTTTAAATATGAGAGCTTTAAGCGAATTATTAAAACAAAGTGAGGAGATAAAAAAGAGTTTTTATAAAGCAATCTCTTATCCAATTGTTTTAACAATAACTTTAATGATTTCTCTTTTTACTATTTTTAGTTTTGTTGTTCCAAAATTTAAAGTAATTTTTTCTCAAACACAAAATGAACTTCCAATGGCAACAAAAATTTTATTAGCTTCAGAAAGTTTTTTTGAAAACTATTTTTTGTATTTATTGAGTTTAATTATTTTATTGATTCTCTTTTTTTCTAATTTATATATAAAAAATAGCCGATTTGAATATTTTGTAGATAAATTTTTAATTAATAATTTTATTTTAATCAAAGATATATATTTAAATAAGGAACTTTATAAACTTTTTTTACTTATTGATATCATGCTTAAATCAAACTATGAATTTCATAAAGCTTTTATTTCTTCCAAAATTTTATTAAAAAACAAATATCTATTGGATAAAATATATATAATTGATAACTTATTACAAAATGGTAAAAGTATCAATGACTCTTTTTTAAAAACAAAAATATTTGATGATATAGTTTTAAATCTTATAAATACAGGAGAGGTTTCAAACTCTTTAGGTATTACAATAGATGAAATAAAAAAGATTTATAAAAATAGATTTAATGATAAAATGAATTTACTAACATCACTGATTCAACCCATATTTCTAATAATAATCATGGGTTTGATTCTTTGGATTGTATTGGCTATTTTTATGCCAATTTGGGATATGGGAAATATGATAAACCTTTAA
- the corA gene encoding magnesium/cobalt transporter CorA yields the protein MINCYVKKGNKLTIVEGIEFLDTNEDKNSVIWIDMLLPTIDEIKAVEHMFDMKFPTKQESEEIELSSRYWEENNRIEINSYFLVNENNQASNETVSFILQGTLLISVRYKKLQSFDTFTKKLLISPREFRTGYSIFCQIIDIRIDADADTIENLSKEITKIRKHVFTDYSNDDEEILEKISTFEDLNMKIRENLTDKQRILNSLLKSQKFLDDKQELPIMLKDIKSLIEHTNFNFERLEYLQNIFIGILSIEQNKVIKIFTIVNVIFLPPTMIASIYGMNFDFMPELHWEYGYLFSIAFMILSSVTPLLIFKKKGWI from the coding sequence TTGATTAATTGTTATGTAAAAAAAGGTAATAAACTTACGATTGTTGAAGGAATAGAGTTTCTTGATACAAATGAGGATAAAAATAGCGTAATATGGATAGATATGCTTTTACCAACAATAGATGAAATAAAAGCAGTTGAGCATATGTTTGATATGAAATTTCCTACAAAACAAGAGAGTGAGGAGATTGAGCTTAGTTCTAGGTATTGGGAAGAAAATAATAGAATAGAAATAAATAGTTACTTTTTAGTTAATGAAAATAATCAAGCATCAAATGAAACAGTATCATTTATTTTGCAAGGAACACTTTTAATTTCGGTACGATATAAAAAATTACAGAGTTTTGATACCTTTACTAAAAAACTTTTAATATCTCCTCGAGAATTTAGAACAGGTTATTCGATTTTTTGTCAAATAATTGATATTAGAATTGATGCTGATGCTGATACAATTGAAAATTTATCAAAAGAGATAACAAAGATTAGAAAACACGTATTTACAGATTATTCAAATGATGATGAAGAGATTCTTGAAAAAATCTCTACTTTTGAAGATTTAAATATGAAAATTAGAGAAAATTTAACAGATAAACAAAGAATTTTGAACTCTTTATTAAAATCGCAAAAATTTCTAGATGATAAACAAGAATTACCAATAATGTTAAAAGATATTAAATCTTTGATTGAACATACAAATTTTAATTTTGAAAGATTAGAATATTTACAAAATATCTTTATTGGTATTTTAAGTATTGAACAAAATAAGGTAATTAAAATATTTACAATTGTAAATGTGATATTCCTCCCTCCAACAATGATTGCTAGTATTTATGGTATGAACTTCGATTTTATGCCAGAATTACATTGGGAATATGGTTATTTATTCTCAATAGCATTTATGATTTTATCTTCAGTTACTCCTCTTTTAATTTTTAAAAAGAAGGGTTGGATTTAG
- the tig gene encoding trigger factor translates to MEFNANRVDEANAVISATVTKEILEANLDKVAKQASKTMNIQGFRKGKVPVAVVKQRFADKLAEDAEADAIRKILKDGLKQLEIKNEDLIGEPTVSKFEKKEDGSIEVELSVATKPNVDLGDYKSLIPAVENKEADIKDVEARLEEIAKSSAPLAKIARKRAVKEGDFAVIDFEGFVDGVAFEGGKAEKYPLEIGSGSFIPGFEEQVIGMKYEEQKDIVVNFPESYQAKNLAGKEATFKVTLHEIQEKAAPELNDEFAQRMLPGQENVTIDTLKDRVKEQMSAEIKSKYYREELKPAYLEALVEKVQFALPSSVVEQEVNYALNNKIRTMSEAEINELKENASKVEEIRNELKEDATNSVKATFIVDALAKAENVQVSDQEVMQVLYYEAMQMGQNPQEVLKQYQEAGYLPAIKMSMIEEKVISKLLDEKLGK, encoded by the coding sequence ATGGAATTTAACGCAAACAGAGTTGATGAAGCAAATGCAGTTATATCTGCTACAGTAACAAAAGAGATTTTAGAAGCAAACTTAGATAAAGTTGCAAAACAAGCTTCTAAAACTATGAATATTCAAGGTTTTAGAAAAGGTAAAGTTCCAGTAGCTGTTGTTAAACAAAGATTTGCAGATAAATTAGCAGAAGATGCAGAAGCTGATGCAATTAGAAAAATTTTAAAAGATGGTTTAAAACAATTAGAAATTAAAAATGAAGATTTAATTGGTGAGCCAACTGTAAGTAAATTTGAGAAAAAAGAAGATGGTTCAATTGAAGTTGAGTTATCAGTTGCTACTAAACCAAATGTTGATTTAGGTGATTATAAATCATTAATTCCAGCTGTTGAAAATAAAGAAGCAGATATTAAAGATGTTGAAGCAAGATTAGAAGAGATTGCTAAATCTTCAGCACCACTTGCGAAAATTGCAAGAAAAAGAGCTGTAAAAGAGGGTGATTTTGCTGTTATTGATTTTGAAGGATTTGTTGATGGTGTTGCATTTGAAGGCGGAAAAGCTGAAAAATATCCATTAGAAATTGGTTCAGGTTCATTTATCCCAGGATTTGAAGAGCAAGTTATTGGAATGAAATATGAAGAGCAAAAAGATATCGTTGTAAATTTCCCTGAATCTTATCAAGCAAAAAATTTAGCAGGAAAAGAAGCAACTTTTAAAGTAACTTTACATGAAATTCAAGAAAAAGCTGCACCTGAATTAAATGATGAGTTTGCACAAAGAATGTTACCAGGTCAAGAAAATGTAACTATTGATACATTAAAAGATAGAGTAAAAGAGCAAATGTCAGCAGAAATTAAATCTAAATACTACAGAGAAGAGTTAAAACCTGCGTATTTAGAAGCTTTAGTAGAAAAAGTTCAATTTGCATTACCAAGTTCAGTTGTTGAGCAAGAAGTTAATTATGCATTAAATAACAAAATCAGAACAATGAGTGAAGCAGAAATCAATGAATTAAAAGAGAATGCTTCAAAAGTTGAAGAGATTAGAAATGAATTAAAAGAAGATGCAACAAATTCAGTAAAAGCAACATTTATTGTTGATGCTTTAGCAAAAGCTGAAAATGTTCAAGTAAGTGATCAAGAAGTAATGCAAGTATTATATTACGAAGCAATGCAAATGGGACAAAATCCTCAAGAAGTATTAAAACAATATCAAGAAGCTGGATATTTACCAGCTATTAAAATGTCTATGATTGAAGAAAAAGTTATATCTAAATTATTAGATGAAAAATTAGGAAAGTAG